DNA from Kwoniella dejecticola CBS 10117 chromosome 1, complete sequence:
TAACGGCGTACCAGTCAAGATCATTCTGTTGGCACTGGTATACGATTTCAGTTCTCGTATCAGTCTATGAGGGCATatgtatgtcagctgaggaTCGAGTTCGATGGAATGCAAAGCTGACTCGCTTGCAATCGAGATTCTTCAATCTATGGCCCTCGTCCACTACAATGAACTTCCACATCAGTCCACTCAGGAACTGCTTGTCTCTCATAGCGATTTCGAAGGTAGTAATGACGATTGGGAAAGTCGAAGCATCGTTTTGACCTGGTCGAAGGGCCGATCCAGTCGACTTTCGACCTCGTTTACCGTTCTTCAGCCCACCGACAccagcggaagaaggaggagaaagacggGTTTTCCGAAGATCGGCACGATGTTCTGGTGTACCGTGGTACATGAGGACCTGAACAAGGCCTGGGTAAGCTTGCGCTGCAGAAGATGAACGATTACGAACGAAGCTTACAGGGATGGTGGGAGTGAATTTCTCGAATTCCATGCACCAATTATTCAGTACCGATAGTGGGCAAACAATCAAGAATGGTCCCCAAGTACCCTTCGCACGCAGATGCGCAAGGAAAGATATCGTTTGAAGTGTCTGAGCCATCGATCAGATGATTAGCAGTTTTACACTACTAGTGAGTCGAGGCTTTTGAGAACTTACCTTTCCCAGACCCATCTCGTCGGCCAGAATACCGTTCAACCCATTCTCATATAACGAGATCATCCATTGCACACCCGCCAATTGATAATCTCGCAATTTGGCTCCAGTCACTAAATCAGGTTGTTTGAACGAATATTgtacatcatcatctgcttcaGGCTCTTCTCCATTGACATCGCCATTTGTTTCTGCTCCATTGGTATTCTCAACCTTGATGTCGGTCTTGTCACCGTTTACTTCGGGCTGTCAATGAGGATCTCGTCAGCGTACCCCACGACGTCCTGAAGGACacttcaactcaccttgacgtCTTCCGCCTCATCTTCTACCTTGACTCGCTTctcacctcgtccaccttcgctccgcctcttcctccttgttccCGCAGCCTCTTGAGGAGCGTCTTCAACCTTGACCTTCTTATCTCGCATACCTCCTCGTCCCGCCGCAGGAGCATCTTCAGCTCGCTTCTCTTTGTTGGCTTTCCGCACCTCAGCTCGTTGTTCGGCTTTACGTTTCTCGATCTGTTGTCTCTCCATCCGCTCTCCGATGATCTTGGCGTAAATCGTCGACTTATCCAGCAGAAACGAGAGTCTCGATGCTCGTGCAGCAGCCTGATATTGAGCATCGTTGATGCGGTGGTCAAGCGAAGGTAGTAGAGTATCGGAAGTCGGTGGTGAGGGGTACATTGTGAATACGTTATTGCAGCGCGATTATTTGTTGAATCAGGTAGAGAGAGTGGAGATGCGGGAGCAATGTTATGTATACATGAGATGTCGAGGGATTCGGGAGGTGAGTGGAGTGAAAAGAATGAAAAGAGCGAATGCACAAAGGAGGGGATCAGCTTCTATATTTCAATGAGGATAttgcgctgacgagaggGATAAACCGAAACCCGAACCAAACAAAGGTCGATTTGTCCCGAGCTGTGTTTTGTGTTTGCTTGTGTGTGTGCATGTAACAGTTCACAACAAGACACAGGAAGGGACTTTGATTGCCGCTTGCATCGTCTGGATGTGTGTGGGTGAGAGAAGGCTTACCTGTGGGTCCGTTTCACCATCCTCTTTGATTTCCTGAACCAACtcctccatatccaccttctcGTCCTTTTCCTgtttcacctcttctccattgGTTATAACGGGTTTCTGATCATTCGGACCGGGTGAGGCTGTCCTCGGTGAGACAGGCATAGAATTCGTTACTGATGTCGCGGCTGTATGAGATAAAGATGGGATATTATcggaggatgatgtcgatttcGTTGAAGGTGCCATATGTGTTATGTTATACGTGATATAAAATATATGTTATATTATGATAATGTACTTAGTAGTGTGAAAGCATGCAGTCGTTATGGCACTGGTTTGACGAGGTACAGAGGCTATCTGTGTGAAGCTGGGCCTTTTGCTATGATATGTTACAGCTGACAGATGGAAagtgacaatgacaatgacaacaAATCTAGATAATCCCCTTTGACTTTTTTATCGATAtctttgatcagctcgatcgcGACGACATAAAATGAGCACCACATCCACAGACAGGAACATTGGGTTGACTCATCACCCAGACGCCCAGACGCGTCTCTTTACGATATatcatcgaagtcatcgAGGTTGTAATCTATTTCACCCTCCCCGTTTATGTGAGCAAAGCAATGCCACTCTCAAATCAGCATTTTGGCGAATTTGCTATTTCCGCGAAACTCCGAGCTGCACCAAAATCCCAATTTCTCACCCTGAGGAATTTTGGCTGTTGGCTATTGCACTTCAGTGAGCGATTGGCAGTTTGTCGTGTGGTTGAGGAATTGACAGGATTCGACATAGGATCGAAAAACCTTTAATTCTCATTTCTTATACATCTTTTggtccttctccatccttcaaAAACACAAAATCAGCAAAGATGTCCGCCAAATGTGAGTGAAAGCCTGAATGCGCAAATCATATCAAGCGGAATGGATAGGAGCGGATAGGACAGGACAAGACAAGGAGCGGAACAGGACGATATGGTATTTCAGGGATATTGGCAGGATCATCAACTCGACAAGTCATCTACGGCCCAACACGACTCTCGGACTGTTCCAGATATGCAGGTGTAGTCGCGAGATAGGAGGTAGGAGGCGAGAGGAGGAATGAGTGAGACGTCTTGGAGACGATAAAACAAAGTAGTGGGACATGCAGCAAATTCGACATATTCTCCACTCCCCTTTTCCCACATCGACTTCAACGTGAAACTGAAACTCAACGACATCGATAACAACGCCGAGGATCGCTGCATCCTGATCGAATTagaaaaagcagaaagataCCATATCGTCCTAGGAAGCTCTTTGTTCTGTCCCGTTTCGTCTTGTTCTGTCCTGTCCAGTCCAGTTCAGACGCGAGGCATGCTATTCGTCCTCCAAAGTCATATACTGATCTTCCCATCGTCCACCTTAGCTGCCGCTGCCGGTACCAAATTCCGAATGTCCCTCGGTCTTCCCGTTGGAGCCGTCATGAACTGTGCCGATAACTCCGGTGCtaagagtgagtcaatcttTCGCTCATTCTCTTGCCTCTTTCGTATCCAAAGAGTATAAAATATCATCCTGATTTCAACACAATGCTAATCATCTTGTCCCTCGTACCTCGCAGACCTCTACGTTATCTCAGTCGTCGGTTTCGGTGCTAGACTTAACAGACTtcccgccgccgccgccggAGATATGGTCATGGCTTCcgtcaagaagggtaaacCTGAATTGAgaaagaagggtgagtcgcAATCAAGAGTCGTTGACACGATGTCGAATGCTGACTGGAACTTTTGACTTCTCCCTTTTCGTCCCCTCGTATGTTCACCATGATCATCCGACCTAATTTTCCACCTCACCTCGCCCTCTCCCTCACTCTTACCAATTTGACGCCCCACACCCACACCAAAATAGTCATGCCCGCCGTCATCTGCCGACAACGAAAGCCatggagacgaagagacggTATCTTCCTTTACTTCGAGGACAACGCCGGTGTCATCGTCAACGCCAAGGGTGAGATGAAGGGTTCAGCTATCAACGGCCCCGTCGCTAAAGAATGCGCCGACTTGTGGCCCCGTATCGCCTCCAACGCCGGTACCGTCGTCTAAGTCTTTTTTATGAATACAACATCACATAAAACGATAGGACACGGTAGGCTTAGGAGCGGTCTTTTCTAGGGATATGGATTCGCAATTGCCATTGCAAATGTAATTTCCTTTGTACGATGGTTCTGAAGCATGGATCATTATACCTTCACGATGTCGTTTTTAGTTCTTACTTGTGCCTTGTCAATGAGAAGGACGGTTCTTCTGGCACGCAGATAACAATGGGCAATAACGAAGACAGCAAATACCCAGATTGCACAAGGGTATATACTATTCATTCAAGGTATAACACAATCGTGATATCTACACATCTCAGGTATCTCTCACCTTCCATCCTGCGCTTTGGTATCTATCTCTTCTATTCTATTGAGGGGCATCTTGAAAACATCCTGATATCTAGTTTTCTGGTCCAACGCGCATTTCCCATACTCCATTCTACATCTTGCACATTCACACTTTCAATTCTTCTGGATTGCTCAATCTTCAATGATAATTGGTCGTTTCACAGTCGTTCAATATGACACATGCCGAAAATTTACGACACATGCCGAAAATTTACGAGTTTCGTTTCCACGTATCTACAGTCGTCTCAGTCCCCAGACGAAGCCGGCAATACCAGCCAAGTAGCTAGTCCAGATGACTGTCCCATACAGAATGTCAACTTTGTACCGCCTCGATTGACAGCAATGATATTGCTTTGTTGAGATTCACTCACGAATTTCGCGTCTTGGGTGTCTGGCGGCGGCAGATGTGGGCAGGTAGATGCCCATTACATTACAGAATATATGGGATGTCAATGGCGGGAGTACCGATCCTGTGAGCCGAGTTGATTGGAGCAGGATCAGCCCTTGTTTATACATCCATCGCGGGCAGGACGATATATCATTCCTCAGAAATGCTTGCCCTTTGCATCAACGAGCGTCGCTCACTGTACTCACCTGTCTTGAGGTAAAGGTAAGATGCGAACCATCCAAATAACGTCGTATAGCTCAATTGGAACACTACACCATCAAAGGCAAAGTATCAGCTCGCGTCAGCTTTGGCTCAATGCGGTCGGCAACAGAGATGACTCTTGACTCACGGCAACCTAAAATAGCATGTATAGCAGCGTCTCTAGTAGCACCATTCTTCCGATAAGTCTCCAACGCGTGATGTGCATGAGCTAAACAGAGCATAGTAGCCAATCACCGTCTTCATCAGCTGGAAGGATATCAGGGAAGAGCTACAATAGCTGGAGGCAGCTTACCGATACCGAACCAAAGCGGCGTTGCGAAGACTAGCGATTTGAACGATAGGCCACCTAATATTGAGACCGATAAGATTGTCGAGCGAAACACCAATTCTTCGGTGATTGGGCCCTTCAGCAGTCGGACACGAtggatcagctcatcctcttaTACCCTATCTTGCGAGACTCACGTGAAGGAGAGGGAACAGGGGCTAGGAGAGGACAAGAATATTCGATCAaatatgacatgacataccACGACATAATTCCTCAATTCAATCAATCCAAATGATCTCCATGTCCTCTTGAAACCTGCCCATAAACCCTCGCCATACCTATTCCGCAGTATCGACAAATCCCCATCCAAGTACGTAGCATAGAGTGGTCCAGACATGAGGATCGGCGCCAGAGCATAAGGCAGGACATTGCCAATTATATCGGGTCCAAGCGTAGGTAATCTCAGTCCGAGAAGGGTAATACTTTTACTGATCGATGCAATGGAAGACCGTGATGGAGAAGCATTGTTGATCGTGAGGTAAACTCCGGAGAGAGATAAAGCAGTGGAGATGGTGACTGCGATCATCCGTTTCTTGATTGTATCAGGATGGTCCCTTGATCCAGGCTTGGGTCCCGGAGCTCGGTAGGGATTTggatcgatatcatcctcgtcagTCGATGAGATCGGCGGGACAGCAGGCGAgtttccattcccatctggTGTGCTAGCCTTTTTAGGTGTACCGCCTATGGATGCcttgggcgaagatgatggcgatgaggTGAATAATTTGTGGGAAAGGTATAGTGATCCGACGTAAGACGTCGTGAATAAGAATGAAAGTGCGTGTGAGGTTGAGGGTGAGATTATACCCACCAAGCTCGGCGGGGCGATCGTCGGACCCATTTCGTTCAAATGGTAAGTCTGGTTTTACACTCTCGATCTTGGAAGGAGCattcaagatcgagaagatggatcatATATGTAttgatttgatggtgatgagcACGGATGTTGAGTGATGCACAGTAACTTCGATTCCTCATCTCCCGACACAACAAAATAATAGGCTTAAGCTTAAAACTGAAAACATTATGTAATTACGGCATGAACATCCCGGTGATTAAGACTGCCGGACTCAGATGTCCAGATGTCCATCTCACATTCTTACTCTTGACATTCATCGTTGACTCATTTCTACCTTACTATAGTCATCAAGGATTGTTCGGCATGACAACACACCTCCGACGACCTCCATCGATACCTAGATGCAAATAGTGATGTAGTCATAGCACGCCACCACACCTAGGTGACCGATATCATATCCACCATgtcctcctcgtcccctTCCAATCCCCTCCAACGAGCTCACACCCTATCCTTACAAGCTTCGACCCTGCTCCGCCCAAACCTCGTACCGATCAAAGAGCTGAACCAGGCTCTAGCAGCTTACCAAGAAGCCATCGATCTCTACGAGAAAGCACGGCAAGATGCTGAGGACAAAGGGAATGACGAAGCGAACACCCTCAAGATGTTAGTCGTACAACACAGAAGACTGCTACGAGACGTCGAGAGGCGCATAACGAATGCTCAAAAGGATAAGTCGTCCAGCACTCCTCCCCCTCGACTTGCAGAGAACAGGCCTGCGCAAAGGCGACTCGTCAGTGAGAGTGCGGCTCCTACTCGCGGTGCTCCAGGGATGTACACCGCAGCTGGAATACAGCATCCTGGACTTGGTACGTTCTGGTGCCCTGCTTTTTCAACACCTACATGCTGACAGGAAGCTCACTCATATGCTCCTGAATCTAGCtaatcgtctttctcctccaaGATCAATACCGcccttcgctcttcgtccCAATATACATCCACCGCCCAATCCGGACCCTGCAAGCGGCGAACCATCTTTGTCTCCCTTGtactcgtcctcgtcgaCGTCGTCAAGTACAGAAgaatcattcatccatttCGGCTCTCCGCCGGAAACGCTCGATCTTTTCTCGCGATTCTGGGGGATGCTCGAGAACATGATAGAGGAAGTCAGCGGTCCAGTCATGTTCGCTACTGCTCCCGTCGATCGTGCTCAGACTTCTGCCGCGCCCGCTTCGAATCCCACCCTAGACCCGAGGAGGTCCTCTCGCGAAAAagacaagagaagaacgGGAACGAAACCTGAGAAAGAGAACGCCATGGCGGAAGATAGCTTCTACCTGGTGAAGAATCGGAAAGGTAAGGGCAAAGAAACCGAATCAaccgatgaagaggatgagcaggTGCATAGGccaacctcctcaacaaggtTAGTACCATTCCTACGTTCTGCATCTCCTCATGCATGTGATACAAATGTTGAGCTGTACTGATCCTGAACAATGGGTGGATATTTGATTTCTAGCGGACCGACCAAGACAGCCGAAGAGCTATCACTGGAAAATGCATCTCTCAAAACATCCCTGGACACACTAGCCATCCACGCTGAAACGTTAGACCAATCGAACAAAGCGCTGAAAACACAATTGGAAGAACGCGAGAAGGGCTTGAAGGTAATCATGGAAGggctgaagaaagaagcggGCCGCGTGAAAGCAGGACAGGAAGTTTGGAAATCCCAAATACTGGCTAATTCCCTTATGTCGTCTGCCAATCCTGCAAGAATGCCTGGTACTTCGGGTACGAATgcaagtggaagtgggaaagaTGATATATGTGAGCTCGCCTGCTTGGGTTTTTAATGCTTCGTCTCGTTGACGGATTTGTCTGTGATGGGGACTACAGCGAAGAAACGGATAAAAgagcttgaggaggaagtgaagAACCTGAgaaatgagaatgaaaagcagaaagatcAGATTGGCAGGTATAAAGagcgagtgagtgatggCTTGGTCCGCGTTCATGATTGCGTTTGGGTCAATAGTGAAGAGGCGAATCGAGAAGCTCCACTGATTGTTCTGATATGTTGTTGATCAATCGGACAGTTcgaaaagatcaagatgaatgcTAAAGCTAAGAAAGAAGCCAAGTTGGCTGCTGCGCAATCGGATGGCAATGGCGAGAAGTGAACAGTGAGATCTGGTGAAAGGAATAGAGCATGTATGTTACTGTTTGTGTTTGTGGATTATGTCTACCATTTCTTGCTACGTCCATATGGTTTGTGCTGGTCTTGTAGGACATTCGTTGTAGGATTAGTCTTATCGCATTTGTACAATTCTCAGCTCCACGTGCAGGGCATTTCTCTCATCTGCCCCTCTGATGAAGGTGCACCATCCACCGAGTTTCGATGTGCTGTCATCAACTGGTTGCACACCATGCACCTTCGTCAGTTACAGCTTGGGTATAAATTGCGATGTGATTTTTGTCTGTAGTATGTATGCAAAGGAAGCCTTTCATCACCACATCCACATCAGGCTATCTATCCACGGCATGGTGCAGTATATAAAGTACTGTACAATACTTTATCAGTCCAGTATATAGTCCCACTTCTCCTTCCTATCTAAtccaaaccaaaccaaaccaaataATGAAACCCCAATAAGAATGTGTGGTGGGATGGAAAATTATCGGTTAGATTTGGCTACTCGTTCGagttcatccttcttcttgatggcGTAGGAGTTGGAAGAACCCTTGGCGGCGTTGACGAGCTCGTCCGCTAAACACTCAGAGACGGACTTGGAGTTCTTGAAGGCCGATTCTCTGGTACCGACAGTGAGGAGGGAGACGGCTTGGTTGACTCGTCTCAAGGGGGAAACATCGACGGCTTGTCTTCGGACGGTACCTTGAGATCCGATTCGGGTGGAGTCTTCCCGAGGTCCGGTGTTGACGACGGCATCGACAAGGACTTGGATAGGGTTTTGCTCGGTCACCAAGTGGATGATCTCGAAGGCGTGTTGGACAATTCGGACGGCCATAATTTTCTTACCGTTGTTTCGACCGTTCATCATGAGGCTGAGAACCCGATTGATTGGCTGTCAGCTTTGACTCCTTCACGCCGGCTAACAGCCCTACATCCACTGCTACGCCGCTTCCACTTTCACCTGCACTGCCCACAAAACGGCATTCTAGATGTTGCAATCAAGAAGAACTAAACTCACGCGTTGACAAGTCTCTCGACGATGGGCATTCGTCCCTTGGCGAATTGCTTCTTGGCATATCGACCGGCGGTGTGGGCTATGGTGATTCacattgatcagcttcttcattctcttTCCCCCAGTCAAGTGATTTCTAAAACAGTCAGAATTCTAATACTCACGAACGTAGACGGCGTGGTTAACGTTGATGTAGTCGGTAAGAGAGATATCTTTAACCTCGACACTGATGACAAATGACAACATCGGTCAGCTGGTCCATTCGAATGAGGTTTCTTCGCATGCCAGACACCCAATACTGCTCCAAGCTGTACTGCCTGATCTTCCCCATCCGTCCATCCCAAATCTAGTAGATTCTTCCACTCTTCCAACGAGTGTGCCAAGAGTTGCTAGATCGATCACTGCTTTCCTCTATTACTTGTCACAATGAAGCCCATCGATCCTCATAATCCCCGCCCGGTcatccttctttgacttccACTCTGCTCTCCATCATTCATCGTCCATGCAGGCCATGTTCACAACGAGGGACTAAGAAGACTCACCCCTCAGCATCCCATTTACCGAAGAGCTTGACAGATCCCTCTGAAGCTACTTTAGCAACATCGTTTGGTAAAGTTTGAAGAGCCATTTTGTCTATCTAATCCTTTTTTATTATAACAGTCAATCCTTCTGAGTCGATTCTAACGTTGAAACCGAGTCGGAAGTGAAGTCGACTGTTGGATTTTGAGGTGGTAGTGCTGTACAAGCTGAAAGCCTTGAAGGATAGGGAGTATAAACGTCTAACTAAGTGGTTGACCTTCCAACGTCTTTTGTCGAATTGCGCCAgagtcacagtcacagtcacagtcagaGCCAAACCGAATCGTGAGGCGATTGACACTTGCGCTCACACTACTGACTGACCATGCAAAAACCAAGTATGGTGGGATGTGCCGGTGATTTCGGCGTTATAGAATTCCGCGTTCAGCCAAGAATCCCTTGAATACGATTAATGGTTCAAGGCTTAACGCCGATTCTTAAGTCCGACAAAGAATACGTAAGCTAACTTTCCGAGAACTGCTGACGCGCGACTTCTATCTGTGTTCCTGATTGAGTTGTACGGTGGACAAGAGACATGCATAGGAAGTGGTCGATTCGGTGGATGGTTCGATTCTATAGTGTGCTGTCCTCTGGCTTGATTGGTCAGTCTGGACGTGGATCGTGCTTCACGACACATCACTCGAGGCATGACTTGCTCCTTGAGGATTCATGTAGGAATCACACCAACCTTGAAGACCCCTTCCGTTCAGTTCAGCGAGTCGGTCGTCGCCCAAAGCTCAGAACCATTCATGCATACTCATTAGACCAAGCAAACGTGTTTCAGACCCAATACATATTCCTTGGAACCCCACGCCGGCTCTGAACCCCAGATGGCAGAAGATTACAATGATGTTCCGTCAAGTCCTCGAGATACATGTGTTATCACGCAGAGTCAAGTGCACGAGCCGGCATCGAAGGCAAGGGCGTTCGCATGTAGGTTTTCATGGGTAGTCTCCACGCCTGAAAGTCTGTGAGGCGGAAAGCCAAGGAAGGTATAGCTGGACAATGGTCTGCTCAATGCGAACAGGTCGAATGTCCGGAGCGAAGATCAGAGTCATCCCGTGAACAACATTGAGAAGTCAGATGCCCGTTCAAGACGATTACTCTCGCCCTCTTGAGCTTCGCCAGCGCTCTCGAGTTAACTGACTGCGGCCGTGAAGCATGACTTTGTTCATGGTCCATGACTGGCGTTGTTGCATCTGTACTTGGATGAAAGCACGTTGaagctgcttcttcattTGGACGTATTCGGTTATCACCGCTCCGGTGATCACTCGGGATGAGTCGGAATAAAAGGAAGTAAGATATGTTAAAACGGAGTTTATCGTAAATCCCGTTTGAGGCATTTCTTGTGGTTATAGGGTTTAATCAACCTGATTTCATAGGATGACTGGGGAATGGGAGCAATTAGGGGAATACCGTTATTCGACCTTTTATCATCATATCATTTTAACCTTTTCATCATCCTAGCAGTAGTGTTGTACTCGTAACCAAAACCAAACTTCAACTCCCCACTCAGCTTTGCTTCGTTtgttccttcctcctcttcgtcttctcgcctGATTGTCTGCCTTCAAAATGTCTATCCTCAGACTCCGATCAACTGCCACCCCCCTCGCCAGAAGATTCGCATCTACCATCTCCGTCCAATCGACTTCCTCCAACCTCAGCGGTGGATCTTTAGGAAACATCGAAGCGTCATGGAAGGGATTGAGCGCAGAGAACCAATATGAGATCTACCAACAACTCGAGCAGATCCAAAAGAAGGACTGGAAAGAATTGACCctcgacgagaagaaagctggtAAGTCTCCCCCTGCTCAGACGTATCAAAACGCATTGTTACGCGTATTCATTCGACAAATTGTTATTGGCCGAATTCATCCGGCTCCTTCCGGTCAAGCAACATTCCTTCGCTTCATTAGCGGGAACCAGCTGTTCCACCTTACCCCGGTATCTGGGCGGAGTGCAACGCTCATGCATAGGACCAGCTTGCTTTTGCGATGAGGCTTGTTGGGTCATGCATATACATCTCGTCGATTGAGGAGATAAGAAGGAGCACACCGACCCTTTCCATCATCCCTTAGCTCCACTGTCATTCCCACGCTACGGACAAACCCTTTCACCTGCCATGTTATGAAAGCATTCCATtcaaatcaatcagctgacctgGCTTCCTATTTGCTCTTCCTGCCTTTCTTGACTCCCTTGTGAAACAAACAAACGCATATAAACGAATGCCATCTTCACCTCATTCGATATGCAACAATAGCCTACTTTGTCGCTTTCGGTCCTCACGGTCCCCGAACACCTGTCAACGAGAAAGGCCACGGTATAAAGGTATTCGCCGGTGTCTTGGCTGCTGTCGGTGCTGCTTACGGTACCTTCTTGTTCGTCCGATCTCAAGGTAAGTCGAGACACCGTTCGAAGAACCCCACCGGTCTACCTTCTCTCATCGCCGTCGAACAGGGAAAGCTGCTGATAAAGATCCCCCTCATAgcccctcctcctcctgccaCTATGTCTCAAGAATACCAAGACCAAATGACCGAATACATGAAGAGCCAAAACATGAACCCTATCGTGAGTGACTTCCCGCTTTTCCATCAAGAacatcatgcatacatacgtttcatccttctctcgAATCATTCAATTGATGCGACTCACTTGCTGATGCGGTCCTTCGTTTGATAGTCCGGTGTGTCCGCTGAGGGATCCAAGAAGACCATGAGACAATAGATACCTCTATAATGCTCTTTATATCCGGATGGAAAGCATGGATGTCAATTAAGCTTTGACCCTCTTCCGAGATCAGGATATAGGAAGACTCGTGTGATTATCAACCCCCGACGCTACAGATGCTTCCTGTCTGTCGTCGATGACAGCCACGTCGTGACGTCTTCAGCTGGCAGAGCGGATTCGACATAGTTGATCAGACCCAAAAATGAGAGATAACGTAATTGACAGTGATACTAACGTAAACAATAGGCCTCATACTAAATTGAaaatcatcgatacccctcTTCGTATTgatcgatgctgaagacAGTCCATTCGGACTCGACTGTACTTGTGACGCCGCCTCGGCCGC
Protein-coding regions in this window:
- a CDS encoding 60S ribosomal uL14 domain-containing protein, with the translated sequence MSLGLPVGAVMNCADNSGAKNLYVISVVGFGARLNRLPAAAAGDMVMASVKKGKPELRKKVMPAVICRQRKPWRRRDGIFLYFEDNAGVIVNAKGEMKGSAINGPVAKECADLWPRIASNAGTVV
- a CDS encoding 40S ribosomal protein uS7; this encodes MALQTLPNDVAKVASEGSVKLFGKWDAEGVEVKDISLTDYINVNHAVYVPHTAGRYAKKQFAKGRMPIVERLVNALMMNGRNNGKKIMAVRIVQHAFEIIHLVTEQNPIQVLVDAVVNTGPREDSTRIGSQGTVRRQAVDVSPLRRVNQAVSLLTVGTRESAFKNSKSVSECLADELVNAAKGSSNSYAIKKKDELERVAKSNR